Proteins encoded by one window of Corythoichthys intestinalis isolate RoL2023-P3 chromosome 20, ASM3026506v1, whole genome shotgun sequence:
- the dip2ca gene encoding disco-interacting protein 2 homolog C isoform X2 — MADREASPIPLEIRARLAELELELSEGDITQKGYEKKRSKLIRAFVPHAGGMEGPMSHRVPLGPPSAARFHRRRTSGTRDERYRSDVHTEAVQAVLARHVERKVAVPMPSKRRSLVVQTSMDAYTPPDSSSGSEEEAGPCDDMSGAEHWMGRPSQLGPAHLGSTSSSSSSTQSGGSGNAGRLADSLAHAHISHLAHLAHMGPAHLVPSHHGIGHLSLKRKGALSVAENGGSLRRSCEFGSDMLWPPPLESDENHSGPPDVTGYSSDSPHSHTERHPMSNMGTIARNTQKYGNAERMETGDGVPVSSRVSAKIQQLVNTLKQPRRPPLREFFVDDFDELLEVQQPDPNQPRPEGAEMLLVRGDALGVVTNWPPSLEAALQRWGTISPKAPCLTSLDTAGKPLYVLTYGKLWSRSIKLAYNILHKLGSKQEPMVRPGDRVALVFPNNDPVAFVVAFYGCLLAEVVPVPIEVPLSRKDAGSQQIGFLLGSCGVTVALTSDACHKGLPKSATGEIPQFKGWPKLLWFVTESKHLSKPPRDWFPHIKDANNDTAYIEYKTCKDGSVLGVTVTRIALLTHCQALTQSCCYTEAETIVNVLDFKKDVGLWHGILTSVMNMMHVISVPYSLMKVNPLSWIQKVCQYKAKVSCVKSRDMHWALVAHKDQKDINLSSLRMLLVADGSNPWSISSCDAFLNVFQTKGLRAEVICPCASSPEALTVAIRRPVEDSSQPPGRGVLSMQGLSYGVVRVDTEERLSVLTVQDVGTVAPGGLVCVVKPEGVPQLCQTDEIGELCVCAVATGTSYYGLTGMTKNTFEVYPVSGSGGLVSEYAFVRTGLLGFIGPGGLVFITGKMDGLIMVSGRRHNADDIVATALAVEPMKFVYRGRIAVFSVTVLRDERIVVVAEQRPDSTEEDSFQWMSRVLQAIDSIHGVGVFCLALVPANTLPKTPLGGIHLSEIKQLYLEGGLHPCNVLMCPHTCVTNLPKPRQKQPEIGPASVMVGNLVSGKRIAQASGRDLGQTDDNDQFLFLSEVLQWRAQTTPDHVLYTLLSSRGAVSSSLTCLQLHKRAERVAALLMERGGLQEGDHVALVYPPGIDLIAAFYGSLYAGCVPITVRPPHPQNISTTLPTVKMIVEVSHSACVMTTAVICKLLRSKEATATVDIRNWPPVLDTDDLPKKKPPALYKPTNPDGLAYLDFSVSTTGMLAGVQMSHNAVGAFCRSVKLQCELYPSREVAICLDPYCGLGFVLWCLCSVYSGHQSILIPPVELESNPALWLLAVSQLRVRDTFCSYSVMELCTKGLGLQTETLKARGLDLSRVRACVVVAEERPRMSLTLSFSKLFKDLGLHPRSVSTAFGCRVNLAICLQGTSGPDPTTVYVDMRALRHDRVRLVERGSPHSLPLMESGKILPGVRIIIANPETKGPLGDSHLGEIWVHSAHNGSGYYSGYGEEVLQSDHFNSRLSFGDTQTVWARTGYLGFLRRTELTDANGERHDALFVVGALEEAMELRGMRYHPIDIETSVIRAHKSIMECAVFPWTNLLVVVVELEGSEQEALDLVPMVTKAVLEEHYLIVGVVVVTDIGVIPINSRGEKQRMHLRDGFLQDQLDPIYVAYNM, encoded by the exons GCGACATCACTCAGAAGGGTTATGAGAAGAAGAGGTCCAAGCTGATCAGAGCGTTTGTTCCACATGCCGGAG GGATGGAAGGTCCCATGTCCCACCGGGTTCCGCTGGGCCCGCCTTCTGCCGCCCGTTTCCACCGCCGGCGGACGTCGGGCACCAGAGACGAACGCTACCGGTCAg ACGTACACACAGAAGCGGTCCAAGCCGTGCTAGCTCGCCACGTGGAGCGGAAAGTGGCGGTCCCCATGCCGTCCAAACGTCGCTCCCTGGTGGTCCAAACCTCCATGGACGCCTACACGCCGCCAG ACTCCTCTTCGGGCTCGGAGGAGGAGGCGGGCCCATGTGATGACATGTCGGGCGCCGAGCACTGGATGGGCCGCCCGTCCCAGCTTGGTCCGGCTCACCTGGGCTCAacgtcctcctcctcctcgtcaACGCAGAGCGGCGGAAGCGGCAACGCCGGGCGACTGGCCGACTCCCTCGCCCATGCGCACATCTCGCACTTGGCCCACTTGGCGCACATGGGGCCGGCGCACCTTGTGCCGTCGCATCACG GTATCGGACACCTGTCTTTAAAGAGGAAAGGAGCGCTGAGCGTCGCTGAGAACGGCGGATCTTTGCGGCGGTCGTGTGAGTTCGGCTCCGACATGCTTTGGCCGCCACCGCTGGAGTCTGACG AAAACCACTCAGGCCCGCCGGACGTAACGGGCTATTCGTCAGACTCGCCTCACTCCCACACGGAGCGGCATCCCATGTCCAACATGGGTACTATCGCCCGTAACACGCAAAAGTACGGAAACGCCGAGCGAATGGAGACCGGCGATG GCGTTCCGGTCAGCAGTCGCGTGTCGGCCAAGATTCAGCAGCTCGTCAACACGCTCAAGCAACCTCGCCGGCCACCTCTACGAGAGTTTTTCGTCGATGACTTTGACGAACTCTTGGAAG TCCAACAGCCGGACCCCAATCAGCCACGTCCCGAGGGAGCGGAGATGCTGCTGGTGCGAGGCGACGCCTTGGGCGTGGTCACCAACTGGCCGCCTTCGCTGGAGGCTGCCCTCCAACGCTGGGGAACCATATCCCCGAAAGCCCCCTGCCTCACAAGCCTGGACACGGCTGGCAAGCCCCTTTATGTCCTCACCTACG GAAAGCTTTGGTCACGCAGTATCAAACTGGCCTACAACATTCTCCACAAACTGGGTAGCAAGCAGGAGCCCATGGTGCGGCCTGGAGACAGG GTGGCCCTAGTATTCCCCAACAATGACCCCGTGGCCTTCGTGGTGGCGTTCTACGGCTGCCTGCTAGCCGAGGTGGTCCCGGTTCCCATAGAGGTGCCTCTCAGCCGCAAG GACGCAGGAAGTCAGCAGATTGGATTCCTGTTGGGAAGCTGCGGCGTCACCGTGGCGCTAACCAGCGACGCCTGTCATAAGGGGCTCCCCAAGAGCGCTACGGGGGAGATCCCTCAGTTCAAAGGTTGGCCCAAGCTGCTGTGGTTCGTCACCGAATCTAAGCACCTGTCCAAGCCGCCCAGAGATTGGTTCCCTCACATCAAAGACGCAAACAATGATACGGCTTACATAGAG TATAAAACCTGCAAGGATGGCAGCGTGCTAGGCGTGACGGTGACTAGGATTGCGCTGCTCACACATTGCCAGGCCCTCACTCAGTCTTGTTGCTACACAGAGG CTGAGACCATCGTCAACGTTTTGGACTTTAAGAAGGATGTGGGCCTGTGGCACGGGATCTTGACG AGTGTGATGAACATGATGCACGTGATCAGCGTGCCATACTCGTTGATGAAGGTCAACCCGCTCTCGTGGATCCAAAAAGTCTGCCAGTACAAAG CCAAGGTGTCTTGTGTAAAGTCCAGAGACATGCACTGGGCTCTGGTGGCCCACAAGGACCAGAAGGACATCAATTTGAGCTCCCTGAGAATGCTGCTGGTGGCTGACGGGTCCAACCCTT GGTCCATCTCGTCATGCGACGCCTTCCTCAACGTCTTTCAGACCAAAGGCCTGCGAGCGGAGGTCATCTGTCCTTGTGCCAGCTCGCCCGAGGCTTTGACGGTCGCCATCAGGAG GCCGGTGGAGGACAGCAGTCAACCACCGGGTCGCGGCGTGCTATCCATGCAGGGTCTCAGCTACGGGGTGGTACGCGTGGACACGGAGGAACGTTTGTCTGTCTTAACCGTGCAGGATGTCGGCACGGTAGCGCCAGGAG GCCTGGTGTGTGTGGTGAAGCCCGAAGGCGTCCCTCAGTTGTGTCAGACGGATGAAATCGGCGAGTTGTGCGTGTGCGCCGTCGCTACCGGCACGTCCTACTACGGACTCACCGGCATGACCAAGAACACCTTTGAG GTGTATCCAGTGAGCGGTAGCGGCGGACTGGTGAGCGAGTACGCCTTTGTGCGGACGGGCTTGTTGGGCTTCATCGGACCCGGTGGTCTGGTCTTCATCACGGGGAAGATGGACGGACTCATCATGGTCAGCGGGCGGCGGCACAACGCCGATGACATTGTGGCTACAGCCTTGGCAGTCGAGCCGATGAAGTTCGTCTACAGGGGAAG GATAGCCGTGTTCTCCGTCACAGTCCTGAGGGACGAGAGGATTGTGGTGGTGGCTGAGCAACGGCCCGACTCCACGGAGGAGGACAGCTTCCAGTGGATGAGTCGGGTTCTGCAG GCCATCGACAGCATCCACGGCGTGGGCGTGTTCTGCTTAGCCCTGGTTCCGGCTAACACGCTCCCCAAGACCCCCTTGGGCGGCATCCACTTGTCTGAAATCAAACAGTTATACCTGGAAGGGGGGCTGCACCCCTGCAATGTCCTCATGTGCCCCCACACTTGTGTCACCAACCTGCCCAAACCTCGCCAGAAGCAACCAG AGATCGGCCCCGCCTCCGTGATGGTGGGAAATTTGGTGTCGGGGAAAAGGATCGCTCAGGCTAGCGGGCGAGATTTGGGACAGACTGACGACAACGACCAG TTCCTGTTCCTGTCAGAGGTTTTGCAATGGCGAGCTCAGACCACGCCGGATCACGTTCTCTACACGCTGCTCAGCTCACGG GGGGCAGTCTCCAGCTCCCTCACTTGTCTGCAACTTCACAAGCGTGCAGAACGTGTAGCAGCCTTACTAATGGAACGAGGAGGTCTCCAGGAAGGAGACCACGTGGCTCTGGTCTACCCACCAG GTATCGACCTAATTGCCGCCTTCTACGGCTCGTTATACGCCGGCTGCGTGCCCATCACGGTGCGACCGCCGCACCCGCAGAACATCTCCACAACACTGCCCACCGTCAAGATGATCGTGGAG GTCAGCCACTCGGCCTGCGTGATGACCACGGCAGTCATTTGCAAGCTTCTGCGCTCCAAAGAGGCCACGGCCACCGTGGACATCAGAAACTGGCCCCCTGTCCTCGACACTG ACGACCTGCCAAAGAAGAAACCTCCAGCATTATACAAACCCACCAACCCAGAtggtttggcatatttggacttcAGCGTGTCCACTACCGGCATGCTAGCTGGTGTTCAG ATGTCCCATAATGCCGTGGGAGCGTTCTGTCGGTCGGTGAAGCTGCAGTGTGAATTGTACCCATCGAGAGAGGTGGCCATTTGCTTGGATCCGTACTGCGGACTAGGATTTGTTCTCTGGTGTCTCTGCAG CGTCTACTCGGGCCACCAGTCCATCCTTATTCCACCGGTGGAGCTGGAGTCCAACCCGGCGTTGTGGCTACTGGCAGTCAGCCAGCTGAGGGTGCGAGACACGTTCTGCTCCTACAGCGTCATGGAGCTCTGCACCAAAGGTCTCGGCTTGCAGACGGAAACCCTCAAG GCTCGCGGGCTAGATTTGTCCCGGGTGCGGGCGTGTGTGGTTGTGGCTGAGGAGAGGCCCAGGATGTCCCTCACGCTGTCGTTTTCCAAACTCTTCAAAGATCTGGGATTGCACCCGCGTTCGGTTAGCACCGCGTTTGGATGCAGGGTCAACCTGGCCATCTGCttgcag GGTACATCAGGACCAGACCCCACCACGGTCTACGTGGACATGAGGGCACTCCGCCATGACAG GGTGCGTCTAGTGGAGAGAGGTTCTCCTCACAGTCTGCCTCTGATGGAGTCTGGAAAG ATCCTGCCCGGCGTGCGAATTATTATCGCCAACCCTGAGACCAAAGGCCCCCTGGGCGACTCGCACCTGGGAGAG ATTTGGGTGCACAGTGCCCACAACGGCAGCGGCTACTACAGCGGCTACGGCGAGGAGGTCCTGCAGTCGGACCACTTCAATTCGCGCCTCAGCTTCGGGGACACGCAGACCGTCTGGGCCCGCACGGGATACCTGGGGTTCCTCAGACGCACTGAGCTCACCGATGCCAACGGAG
- the dip2ca gene encoding disco-interacting protein 2 homolog C isoform X1, with protein MADREASPIPLEIRARLAELELELSEGDITQKGYEKKRSKLIRAFVPHAGGMEGPMSHRVPLGPPSAARFHRRRTSGTRDERYRSDVHTEAVQAVLARHVERKVAVPMPSKRRSLVVQTSMDAYTPPGLSPLCSDSSSGSEEEAGPCDDMSGAEHWMGRPSQLGPAHLGSTSSSSSSTQSGGSGNAGRLADSLAHAHISHLAHLAHMGPAHLVPSHHGIGHLSLKRKGALSVAENGGSLRRSCEFGSDMLWPPPLESDENHSGPPDVTGYSSDSPHSHTERHPMSNMGTIARNTQKYGNAERMETGDGVPVSSRVSAKIQQLVNTLKQPRRPPLREFFVDDFDELLEVQQPDPNQPRPEGAEMLLVRGDALGVVTNWPPSLEAALQRWGTISPKAPCLTSLDTAGKPLYVLTYGKLWSRSIKLAYNILHKLGSKQEPMVRPGDRVALVFPNNDPVAFVVAFYGCLLAEVVPVPIEVPLSRKDAGSQQIGFLLGSCGVTVALTSDACHKGLPKSATGEIPQFKGWPKLLWFVTESKHLSKPPRDWFPHIKDANNDTAYIEYKTCKDGSVLGVTVTRIALLTHCQALTQSCCYTEAETIVNVLDFKKDVGLWHGILTSVMNMMHVISVPYSLMKVNPLSWIQKVCQYKAKVSCVKSRDMHWALVAHKDQKDINLSSLRMLLVADGSNPWSISSCDAFLNVFQTKGLRAEVICPCASSPEALTVAIRRPVEDSSQPPGRGVLSMQGLSYGVVRVDTEERLSVLTVQDVGTVAPGGLVCVVKPEGVPQLCQTDEIGELCVCAVATGTSYYGLTGMTKNTFEVYPVSGSGGLVSEYAFVRTGLLGFIGPGGLVFITGKMDGLIMVSGRRHNADDIVATALAVEPMKFVYRGRIAVFSVTVLRDERIVVVAEQRPDSTEEDSFQWMSRVLQAIDSIHGVGVFCLALVPANTLPKTPLGGIHLSEIKQLYLEGGLHPCNVLMCPHTCVTNLPKPRQKQPEIGPASVMVGNLVSGKRIAQASGRDLGQTDDNDQFLFLSEVLQWRAQTTPDHVLYTLLSSRGAVSSSLTCLQLHKRAERVAALLMERGGLQEGDHVALVYPPGIDLIAAFYGSLYAGCVPITVRPPHPQNISTTLPTVKMIVEVSHSACVMTTAVICKLLRSKEATATVDIRNWPPVLDTDDLPKKKPPALYKPTNPDGLAYLDFSVSTTGMLAGVQMSHNAVGAFCRSVKLQCELYPSREVAICLDPYCGLGFVLWCLCSVYSGHQSILIPPVELESNPALWLLAVSQLRVRDTFCSYSVMELCTKGLGLQTETLKARGLDLSRVRACVVVAEERPRMSLTLSFSKLFKDLGLHPRSVSTAFGCRVNLAICLQGTSGPDPTTVYVDMRALRHDRVRLVERGSPHSLPLMESGKILPGVRIIIANPETKGPLGDSHLGEIWVHSAHNGSGYYSGYGEEVLQSDHFNSRLSFGDTQTVWARTGYLGFLRRTELTDANGERHDALFVVGALEEAMELRGMRYHPIDIETSVIRAHKSIMECAVFPWTNLLVVVVELEGSEQEALDLVPMVTKAVLEEHYLIVGVVVVTDIGVIPINSRGEKQRMHLRDGFLQDQLDPIYVAYNM; from the exons GCGACATCACTCAGAAGGGTTATGAGAAGAAGAGGTCCAAGCTGATCAGAGCGTTTGTTCCACATGCCGGAG GGATGGAAGGTCCCATGTCCCACCGGGTTCCGCTGGGCCCGCCTTCTGCCGCCCGTTTCCACCGCCGGCGGACGTCGGGCACCAGAGACGAACGCTACCGGTCAg ACGTACACACAGAAGCGGTCCAAGCCGTGCTAGCTCGCCACGTGGAGCGGAAAGTGGCGGTCCCCATGCCGTCCAAACGTCGCTCCCTGGTGGTCCAAACCTCCATGGACGCCTACACGCCGCCAG GCCTGTCGCCCCTGTGCTCAGACTCCTCTTCGGGCTCGGAGGAGGAGGCGGGCCCATGTGATGACATGTCGGGCGCCGAGCACTGGATGGGCCGCCCGTCCCAGCTTGGTCCGGCTCACCTGGGCTCAacgtcctcctcctcctcgtcaACGCAGAGCGGCGGAAGCGGCAACGCCGGGCGACTGGCCGACTCCCTCGCCCATGCGCACATCTCGCACTTGGCCCACTTGGCGCACATGGGGCCGGCGCACCTTGTGCCGTCGCATCACG GTATCGGACACCTGTCTTTAAAGAGGAAAGGAGCGCTGAGCGTCGCTGAGAACGGCGGATCTTTGCGGCGGTCGTGTGAGTTCGGCTCCGACATGCTTTGGCCGCCACCGCTGGAGTCTGACG AAAACCACTCAGGCCCGCCGGACGTAACGGGCTATTCGTCAGACTCGCCTCACTCCCACACGGAGCGGCATCCCATGTCCAACATGGGTACTATCGCCCGTAACACGCAAAAGTACGGAAACGCCGAGCGAATGGAGACCGGCGATG GCGTTCCGGTCAGCAGTCGCGTGTCGGCCAAGATTCAGCAGCTCGTCAACACGCTCAAGCAACCTCGCCGGCCACCTCTACGAGAGTTTTTCGTCGATGACTTTGACGAACTCTTGGAAG TCCAACAGCCGGACCCCAATCAGCCACGTCCCGAGGGAGCGGAGATGCTGCTGGTGCGAGGCGACGCCTTGGGCGTGGTCACCAACTGGCCGCCTTCGCTGGAGGCTGCCCTCCAACGCTGGGGAACCATATCCCCGAAAGCCCCCTGCCTCACAAGCCTGGACACGGCTGGCAAGCCCCTTTATGTCCTCACCTACG GAAAGCTTTGGTCACGCAGTATCAAACTGGCCTACAACATTCTCCACAAACTGGGTAGCAAGCAGGAGCCCATGGTGCGGCCTGGAGACAGG GTGGCCCTAGTATTCCCCAACAATGACCCCGTGGCCTTCGTGGTGGCGTTCTACGGCTGCCTGCTAGCCGAGGTGGTCCCGGTTCCCATAGAGGTGCCTCTCAGCCGCAAG GACGCAGGAAGTCAGCAGATTGGATTCCTGTTGGGAAGCTGCGGCGTCACCGTGGCGCTAACCAGCGACGCCTGTCATAAGGGGCTCCCCAAGAGCGCTACGGGGGAGATCCCTCAGTTCAAAGGTTGGCCCAAGCTGCTGTGGTTCGTCACCGAATCTAAGCACCTGTCCAAGCCGCCCAGAGATTGGTTCCCTCACATCAAAGACGCAAACAATGATACGGCTTACATAGAG TATAAAACCTGCAAGGATGGCAGCGTGCTAGGCGTGACGGTGACTAGGATTGCGCTGCTCACACATTGCCAGGCCCTCACTCAGTCTTGTTGCTACACAGAGG CTGAGACCATCGTCAACGTTTTGGACTTTAAGAAGGATGTGGGCCTGTGGCACGGGATCTTGACG AGTGTGATGAACATGATGCACGTGATCAGCGTGCCATACTCGTTGATGAAGGTCAACCCGCTCTCGTGGATCCAAAAAGTCTGCCAGTACAAAG CCAAGGTGTCTTGTGTAAAGTCCAGAGACATGCACTGGGCTCTGGTGGCCCACAAGGACCAGAAGGACATCAATTTGAGCTCCCTGAGAATGCTGCTGGTGGCTGACGGGTCCAACCCTT GGTCCATCTCGTCATGCGACGCCTTCCTCAACGTCTTTCAGACCAAAGGCCTGCGAGCGGAGGTCATCTGTCCTTGTGCCAGCTCGCCCGAGGCTTTGACGGTCGCCATCAGGAG GCCGGTGGAGGACAGCAGTCAACCACCGGGTCGCGGCGTGCTATCCATGCAGGGTCTCAGCTACGGGGTGGTACGCGTGGACACGGAGGAACGTTTGTCTGTCTTAACCGTGCAGGATGTCGGCACGGTAGCGCCAGGAG GCCTGGTGTGTGTGGTGAAGCCCGAAGGCGTCCCTCAGTTGTGTCAGACGGATGAAATCGGCGAGTTGTGCGTGTGCGCCGTCGCTACCGGCACGTCCTACTACGGACTCACCGGCATGACCAAGAACACCTTTGAG GTGTATCCAGTGAGCGGTAGCGGCGGACTGGTGAGCGAGTACGCCTTTGTGCGGACGGGCTTGTTGGGCTTCATCGGACCCGGTGGTCTGGTCTTCATCACGGGGAAGATGGACGGACTCATCATGGTCAGCGGGCGGCGGCACAACGCCGATGACATTGTGGCTACAGCCTTGGCAGTCGAGCCGATGAAGTTCGTCTACAGGGGAAG GATAGCCGTGTTCTCCGTCACAGTCCTGAGGGACGAGAGGATTGTGGTGGTGGCTGAGCAACGGCCCGACTCCACGGAGGAGGACAGCTTCCAGTGGATGAGTCGGGTTCTGCAG GCCATCGACAGCATCCACGGCGTGGGCGTGTTCTGCTTAGCCCTGGTTCCGGCTAACACGCTCCCCAAGACCCCCTTGGGCGGCATCCACTTGTCTGAAATCAAACAGTTATACCTGGAAGGGGGGCTGCACCCCTGCAATGTCCTCATGTGCCCCCACACTTGTGTCACCAACCTGCCCAAACCTCGCCAGAAGCAACCAG AGATCGGCCCCGCCTCCGTGATGGTGGGAAATTTGGTGTCGGGGAAAAGGATCGCTCAGGCTAGCGGGCGAGATTTGGGACAGACTGACGACAACGACCAG TTCCTGTTCCTGTCAGAGGTTTTGCAATGGCGAGCTCAGACCACGCCGGATCACGTTCTCTACACGCTGCTCAGCTCACGG GGGGCAGTCTCCAGCTCCCTCACTTGTCTGCAACTTCACAAGCGTGCAGAACGTGTAGCAGCCTTACTAATGGAACGAGGAGGTCTCCAGGAAGGAGACCACGTGGCTCTGGTCTACCCACCAG GTATCGACCTAATTGCCGCCTTCTACGGCTCGTTATACGCCGGCTGCGTGCCCATCACGGTGCGACCGCCGCACCCGCAGAACATCTCCACAACACTGCCCACCGTCAAGATGATCGTGGAG GTCAGCCACTCGGCCTGCGTGATGACCACGGCAGTCATTTGCAAGCTTCTGCGCTCCAAAGAGGCCACGGCCACCGTGGACATCAGAAACTGGCCCCCTGTCCTCGACACTG ACGACCTGCCAAAGAAGAAACCTCCAGCATTATACAAACCCACCAACCCAGAtggtttggcatatttggacttcAGCGTGTCCACTACCGGCATGCTAGCTGGTGTTCAG ATGTCCCATAATGCCGTGGGAGCGTTCTGTCGGTCGGTGAAGCTGCAGTGTGAATTGTACCCATCGAGAGAGGTGGCCATTTGCTTGGATCCGTACTGCGGACTAGGATTTGTTCTCTGGTGTCTCTGCAG CGTCTACTCGGGCCACCAGTCCATCCTTATTCCACCGGTGGAGCTGGAGTCCAACCCGGCGTTGTGGCTACTGGCAGTCAGCCAGCTGAGGGTGCGAGACACGTTCTGCTCCTACAGCGTCATGGAGCTCTGCACCAAAGGTCTCGGCTTGCAGACGGAAACCCTCAAG GCTCGCGGGCTAGATTTGTCCCGGGTGCGGGCGTGTGTGGTTGTGGCTGAGGAGAGGCCCAGGATGTCCCTCACGCTGTCGTTTTCCAAACTCTTCAAAGATCTGGGATTGCACCCGCGTTCGGTTAGCACCGCGTTTGGATGCAGGGTCAACCTGGCCATCTGCttgcag GGTACATCAGGACCAGACCCCACCACGGTCTACGTGGACATGAGGGCACTCCGCCATGACAG GGTGCGTCTAGTGGAGAGAGGTTCTCCTCACAGTCTGCCTCTGATGGAGTCTGGAAAG ATCCTGCCCGGCGTGCGAATTATTATCGCCAACCCTGAGACCAAAGGCCCCCTGGGCGACTCGCACCTGGGAGAG ATTTGGGTGCACAGTGCCCACAACGGCAGCGGCTACTACAGCGGCTACGGCGAGGAGGTCCTGCAGTCGGACCACTTCAATTCGCGCCTCAGCTTCGGGGACACGCAGACCGTCTGGGCCCGCACGGGATACCTGGGGTTCCTCAGACGCACTGAGCTCACCGATGCCAACGGAG